A genomic window from Anticarsia gemmatalis isolate Benzon Research Colony breed Stoneville strain chromosome 22, ilAntGemm2 primary, whole genome shotgun sequence includes:
- the LOC142982541 gene encoding uncharacterized protein LOC142982541 — MSFSDEDCETLIELIRQHPPLYNAQLDSYRDENLKDNIWKSIAESINKTDSECRKKWKLIRDSYNRYKRKQKQSTGSAAPAKNSKWQFYERLRFLENTPSERQSCTSVEQEQQSSASVEEEVTNTSPGVEHEDTPHEAADTSVHNTPSKELPGTSKSTQERSNIPLNNSYEKSTSKNTKRKRQKEDEFIKFMKDRQENRNRQLESLKSQEPVDDISTFTKHIEMMLRKLSARSRAMAKTEIFNIVSKYEIGDIEGQTERPYTDSSYQLSYNSNSSYNSYSPISAASEHQTQTGLIDLTSRQSLNISSEPFLNNYGEIDQNNLDELANLP, encoded by the exons atgagtttttctgACGAAGACTGTGAGACTCTGATTGAACTTATCAGGCAGCACCCTCCGCTATACAATGCACAACTAGACTCCTACAGAGACGAAAATTTGAAGGACAATATTTGGAAAAGCATAGCTgaaagcataaataaaacag attcGGAATGCCGTAAAAAATGGAAACTGATCAGGGACTCCTACAACAGATATAAgcgcaaacaaaaacaatcgacGGGATCTGCAGCACCAGCTAAAAATTCAAAGTGGCAGTTTTATGAACGcttaagatttttagaaaacacACCATCAGAACGGCAAAGCTGCACCAGTGTAGAACAAGAACAGCAAAGCTCCGCCAGTGTAGAAGAAGAAGTTACTAATACCTCCCCAGGAGTAGAACATGAAGATACTCCTCACGAAGCCGCAGACACGTCAGTACATAACACTCCTTCAAAGGAGTTACCAGGCACTTCTAAATCTACACAAGAGAGATCTAATATACCACTAAATAACAGTTATGAAAAATCAACCTCCAAAAATACAAAGAGAAAGAGACAAAAAGAAGAtgaattcataaaatttatgaagGACAGACAGGAAAACCGAAATAGACAGCTGGAGTCATTAAAATCTCAAGAACCAGTTGATGATATATcgacatttacaaaacatattgaaatGATGCTAAGAAAATTGAGTGCACGTTCAAGAGCCATGGCAAAAacggaaatatttaatattgtctcGAAGTATGAGATCGGAGATATCGAAGGTCAAACTGAACGCCCCTATACTGATTCATCATACCAGTTATCATATAATTCAAATTCATCATACAATTCATATTCTCCGATAAGTGCAGCATCAGAACACCAAACACAGACTGGATTGATTGATTTAACATCTCGCCAATCACTAAATATTTCGAGTGAACCATTTCTAAACAATTACGGTGAAATCGACCAGAATAATTTAGATGAATTGGCAAACTTACCTTAA
- the LOC142982795 gene encoding uncharacterized protein LOC142982795, with amino-acid sequence MASRKLSDSEMTHLVELYRENEVLWNVTDKSYRSREARDNTYARIRDALNTPSLSLQDISKKIKKLRSTYIKERKKIDTSFRSGASTQSVYKPKMPWFEIADGFLRTYTSKRHTNTNMVSKFINLDENIDCASTISDTGSDVTQTTTLMEDTFLSTSQHTTDFSDDSRNLPQKPKRKRNHVEGNKGNENSEDVIAVALEKLDNLRKEVGTMKEDEYDIFGKYIASSLRQMPKKHFISAKSIIQQTITEFELRILSEECTTSHTTSNYPVHEYFTPNYTTSTTISTSSQSNIAVENIELSTSNDSISNVIGVLSNLEDSQNA; translated from the exons ATGGCCTCTCGAAAATTAAGTGACTCGGAAATGACGCACTTGGTAGAACTGTATCGGGAAAACGAAGTTCTATGGAATGTTACAGATAAGTCGTACAGAAGTCGAGAAGCAAGAGATAACACCTATGCAAGAATAAGAGACGCGTTGAATACGCCATCACTTTCATTGCAAGACATaagcaagaaaataaaaaaattacggtCTACCTacattaaagaaagaaaaaaaattgacactAGCTTCCGATCCGGTGCCAGTACACAATCTGTTTATAAACCAAAGATGCCGTGGTTTGAAATAGCTGATGGATTTTTGAGGACATATACAAGTAAAAgacatacaaatacaaatatggTAAGCaagtttattaactta gATGAAAATATTGATTGTGCTTCAACAATCAGCGATACAGGCAGTGATGTCACGCAAACTACCACATTAATGGAAGATACCTTTTTAAGTACATCGCAACATACAACTGATTTTTCTGATGATTCTCGAAACTTACCTCAAAAACCTAAACGCAAAAGAAACCATGTGGAGGGAAATAAAGGTAACGAGAACTCTGAAGACGTGATTGCCGTGGCATTGGAGAAATTGGACAACCTAAGAAAAGAAGTTGGAACTATGAAGGAAGATGAATATGATATATTTGGCAAATACATTGCGTCTTCGTTGCGACAAATGCcgaaaaaacactttatttcaGCAAAATCAATAATCCAACAAACTATTACAGAATTTGAGTTGAGGATTTTATCTGAGGAATGTACAACATCACATACTACAAGTAATTATCCAGTACATGAATATTTCACACCCAATTATACTACGAGTACTACTATAAGTACTAGTAGCCAAAGTAACATAGCAGTTGAAAACATAGAGCTAAGTACAAGCAACGATTCTATCTCAAATGTGATTGGTGTTCTTTCGAACCTAGAAGATTCTCAAAATGCATGA
- the LOC142982540 gene encoding zinc finger BED domain-containing protein 4-like, with protein MIKVAQILKIRHMPCFAHSLNLVIKDVLTEPNVKELIDKCSSIVSHFKRSTLASDKLKSIQRDIKKPEMKLIKYIEIRWNSAYFMLKRIMAVKEELTLAISQLSNAPSNLSADEYIFLGELVKLLDPFDTCTAAVSGDKYVTISLIIPLIKGLCLKMVEFETDNFTEAAHIVIQHMKTAINDKLKPFESRSACIIATLLNPHFKKVGFKTDADVERAISYVHKEYSSYLSSRQILRASAIESTATGDSSLENDSDTPKKSKLDSLLSFVDAHQNREIHSVTADTIIDVRQYLAKPLLPRTEYPIEYWTFNENSLKHVALKYLCIPGSSTPAERIFSKAGQVVTDRRNRLSSKHINALLFLNVNYNLLKK; from the coding sequence ATGATAAAAGTTGCCCAGATTTTGAAAATCCGTCACATGCCATGTTTCGCACATTCACTCAATCTAGTTATTAAAGATGTGTTAACTGAACCAAATGTTAAAGAATTAATTGACAAATGTTCAAGTATTGTAAGTCATTTTAAAAGAAGTACCTTAGCGTCTGATAAATTAAAGTCCATACAGAGAGATATAAAAAAACCggaaatgaaattaattaaatatattgaaataagaTGGAACAGCGCTTACTTTATGCTTAAAAGAATAATGGCCGTAAAAGAAGAATTAACTCTGGCTATCAGCCAACTATCGAATGCACCATCTAATTTATCAGCAGATGAATATATATTCCTGGGTGAACTCGTAAAACTTTTAGATCCCTTCGATACTTGCACAGCAGCAGTATCTGGCGATAAATATGTGACTATATCGTTAATTATTCCGTTAATAAAAGGATTGTGTTTAAAAATGGTAGAGTTTGAAACCGACAATTTCACAGAAGCTGCACATATAGTCATACAACATATGAAGACTGCCATCAATGATAAACTGAAACCATTTGAGAGTAGATCTGCGTGTATTATTGCGACACTTTTAAACCCGCACTTCAAGAAAGTCGGATTTAAAACTGATGCTGATGTAGAAAGGGCAATATCCTACGTTCATAAAGAGTACTCTTCTTATCTATCGTCAAGGCAAATTCTAAGAGCAAGTGCCATTGAAAGTACTGCAACTGGTGATAGCTCCCTGGAAAACGATTCGGACACTCCCAAGAAATCTAAACTAGACAGTCTACTATCATTTGTTGATGCACATCAAAATAGAGAGATACATTCAGTAACAGCTGATACTATCATTGACGTCCGGCAATATCTAGCGAAACCTTTATTACCGAGGACAGAATATCCAATTGAGTACTGGACATTTAATGAAAACAGTCTGAAACATGTTGCtcttaaatacttatgtatacCAGGAAGCTCAACACCAGCAGAGAGAATCTTCTCAAAAGCTGGACAGGTGGTCACTGATCGCCGTAACCGTCTAAGCAGTAAACATATAAATGCTCTACTTttcttaaatgttaattataatctacttaaaaaataa